In Xiphophorus maculatus strain JP 163 A chromosome 9, X_maculatus-5.0-male, whole genome shotgun sequence, the genomic window ACAAATGACATAATGCTGCTGAAggtataatttatatttatctaaaactattttaataaataggaaaacatgttctttgtatctattttaatatgttttcatatgtacaaaatttgtaaaaaaaaaaaaataaaaaatacagactgcacatttttttattgtttatctccAATTTTTCCTTCAGTTGTCCCACAATGTAAGCTCGGCCCTCCATATCAAACATATTGAGCCGGCAAAGGAGAAAAGTAGCTCACTGCCAAATCCATGCTCAGTCTGCGGTTGGGAACTGCGGTCATCTACAAAATTGCCTTCGAAACTGCTGGAAGTCAATGTCAGACTTGTTGAAAATCGGGATTGTGTCAAAGAAAGTGCTTACTGCTCTGAAGGAAAAACTGGAACAAGTggggtaattttttttttctttttttttaataagagaaaaaaattgtcactcaaaataaaatattaatttcaatgtTTGACTAATTCACTCCCAACATTCTGTGTATGTGCTTATAGGGAGACTCCGGAGGTCCATTAATCTGCAGTGGAATGGCATATGGAGTGGTGTCAGCAAGCAAACCAATCAATGGTTCCACTCTGTATAAGTACACAAACGTACCTGACACCACTGACTGGATCAATAACATCCTGAAGGACAACTGAAACAGCATCTAAGTCACATATCACCTTGATCAAAcaatttgacaataaaaacatttttagtgcagaagataatttgttttatttggttaaGTTTGTCGGTGTTataattctgtattttataCTAAGATCTGCTGTTCTTAAAGTGCATGCTCTGATCATTGTAGTAAATGCTGAATGAATAGTTAATAGTGTATGTCTGAGAGAAATGTTGGCCTTATATTAAGTAATTTTGATTATTGCTACCAATACAAGCCTTAAGGAAAAATATTGCTTTGTTCATGGTATTTAGATAGAAGCTTGAGCTTTTATAGATTGATGTGCATAATttcaaaagataaacaaaatgctGATTTCTCACTATGTGTCATgtgtttgttgtctttttacaaGGATATACACAACTGTATataaatttaagtaaaatttaaaaaatcagatcaGGAGTAACAATGCTTTGGGTgaatggggatttttttttaactttattaaaaaaaacacagaaataagtTGTGGTTAACagtaggaaaataaaactttcaactGTAGAATCAAACCAGAAGCTGCTGCAAGTGCTCTGTGTGAGAATAAACccaaagcaaacaaagaaagaaagacagagatgTAAATTAAGTAAAGTAACTTTCAGACAAACAATTCATTTGGTAAGAAAATGACCTTTTTCCTCCgaaggcaataaaaaaaaaaagttttcaaatatattttgtttctcaaaaCTTTATAACAATCAACAATTgctttcagaatttttttttaatctaaattactTAGGTTAACTGCCTAAGTACTTTCTGATACCAACTCTCAATCTGATACTAAAACACTTCAAAAGCATAAACAGTGTTTACATGTAACAAACCAGTTAATAAAAACGAATGCCATGGATGTTTTTGCACCTCAGAAGTCCTGCAATTCAGAAAAGAATGAACTTTCATCATGTTCATCCAGTGATAAGCATCATCATAAGTAGAGGTATGAACAAGAAAATCAATTCATTCTCTTGACTCTTGTgtagtttgttttctgtatgattttaacatttttatgtttaaaattgcTCAGTTTGCACATTGCCTGTTTAAATAGATGGAAGGAAGAAGGGCTGAACTGCGCCACCTCATCTCTGGTGGTGCCGCGTCAAACATTGAGTGATTCAGACTATTGGCTCAATGCTGTCTCTCTTTACACACCCAAGATACACATGTGATCAAAATTGTTGGTACCCTTCTGTAAATGAAGAATACATTAATATTGATCACTgaaataacttgaaaatgacaaaggtaataataaataagaattTACTGAAAATTAGCTCAATATGCCAACTACTGGAAAAGTAGTTGGTGTAttattgcaaaacattttttgtacgTAAACATGCacagaataaaattttatgtcaTTCCGTTGTGCTTATTGTTGAAGTTTTTGAGAAAGGTAAGGTAGATGTACTCAGGTACAGAATTTACTATAAAAACAAGTAATGCACACTtagtgcttttttaaaaaaagaaataaataggaAAACTTAAAGTGTCCAAGTTATTTACTTGACTCATAGTTGATTAAAGACACAAGAACACCACTGAAGGTCCTGACGCAGAAAATATCCCCTGGAACTTTTTAGATGTGAAAACAGTTTGTGAGGAagaaccaaaatcaaaatccatatagaaaatgtcttgaatttgTCACAAGCAAAAGATGCTTTCAAAAAGTTTGTTCAATACTTAAATACTctgtgcatttaattttttacaaagagCTTAATTCGCTAAAGTTTTCTATGTATGTGAGAATTTGCTGACATCTGATTAGAAACATGAACTTGAATtaggaaacaaaatatttggcTCCTAAACCATGACTTCACAGTTGGCCTGTGTGTGCAACTCTGTTTACAGCtcagagttgttgttttttctctggtTGCTTGAAGACTTTGCATCtctgcaaaaaaatacattcagcaAAATATTGCTGATGGCTATCAGGATCTGCTTCCTTTTCTTGACTTGCACAATGTTACACAATATTTCCCACCAATTAGTTCACAGTGGGGtgattgtagttttttttttactttttctacatGTAAGACCTGAATATTTGCAAGTTTTCATTCTTGTTTCTCTGTTAGTTTGTGTCATGAAGTGGGGTGTAGATGGTGAGGAGAAAAGCGGTAGACCCAGGTTGAAGTGAAGGCATTGATGAAGTCTCAATAATCCAGACGGCACAGATGAGCagagtgatgttacgtgatgtgccgaggcttcgaggcgtgtgtcgagtaatggagggggcgtttccgtaaagcgcgtatcgaagcttgcttcatttaggggaggagccgaaaacgatgacgtccgaagcctcgctgcccggctgtaccacgtgactcagagtttggcgcggggtttgacagctttagaaaccccacaggctccattcaaaatgtgggttgttgtaggcgagttgcggtcagttgagagagtggatagagttttgatagtttggatagcagagatagatagatagatagatagatagatagatagatagatagatagatagatttaggagcgcgaggacaggataggagtaggatggagccgatgagaaagaggaggatttctccTATGTTAGGgcttattttgatttgataagccctaacaaggtaaggtgaactgaacatttgcagatgcattacgtttgcttatgaggaactgtatttttcactgtttcttattttctgtaaaggtgaggtgtttattgtgctccaaggagttggggtacaataataacacctcatccatgtagtgtcaaaaaagagaaatcgtttgaaaccaaaaactgtggagaaattgttgtttcttaataaaatgcatgaaatcatccaagttacacaagcattagcctattcactacccctccctagttccacaagcactttcactgtcctctgcctgattaagcccatgccatttttctagagtcacagaaaaacattattacacaacaggccatatcacatgacactactattttgggaataattacacacagagaatacattcaaacaatattttattatacacatatgtgtatacataatttatgtagacaaatgattttgtcctacaccttttgtgaagtcattcccaagagccataatagacaaaaattcaatgcatcacacgtgttaagatacagctggctgtgattatacacctggccagtaggtggtttcgtgtgcacatgaagcctcaagaaatgaaccctttctcgaaccagttggctcaagtggttcaatgcctcatgaggcttcatctcaccatcactagaTGAGCAGAGGCAACGACTCACACTGGTAGTAACTGGACTCGACTTGAAGACACAGACAGAATAGACAGATTGGTACAACAAGGAcccaacaaagacacagaaacacaggtggcgttaaatacacagagggtaatcacagaacgagacacacctgggaacaatcaaggggtagataggacaacatggagactcaaaagacacagaaacccaaaataaacacacagaaaaactgaaatcaacacagagaaaaccaaatCCTTACAGATTGTCTGGGGACTCTTTAGCAAATATGGATTATTATGCATTTTAGTACGTTACTTACATTATTAGCTCAGTGAATAGACTTTAAAGTACTTctgttagtttttaaattactgaatagtttagcacaaaaatacatgaaagatCTGCTATTGTTGTATCAGCCTTCCAGACCTTTCTGgacctggttctggtctgctcagcatccccagaaccaaacatggaggagcagcattcagcttctacgcaccacaaatctggaacacacttccagaaaactgcaaaacagccgaaacactgagttcctttcaATCAAAGCTGAAAAACACACGTTTGAGTTGCTTTCAACTCAAACGTGTGAGTggaacacacacatacatatatgaTGATAACACTGCACAAATGTAATGCGGTGTGTGTACTGGTTTCTCAAACTTGTGAATATATGATGTTTTGAtaactttagatttttgtgcttttatgatGCACAGCATCAACAATCTGACATGAGATTAAtatcaaaatcacaaaataaatttagaCAAAAACGTTTTGgatgaatttgaaaaaaattaactacCGTAATCATATTTTCTGCGTTTACTAGTTGATTGTGGTGCTAAATCTTGTAGTCATCTTTAATCATTATAGGTCAATTTTATCCCTATATGCTTGTTTCATTGTAGTGATAGCACATGTTTGCCATTTGATGCAAAATGTATGGTCTATCTAGCATTGTCTGTCTATATTAAGTatcatttcttttctgcttcactTTAATTTGAGTATATAAGTATAAACtaaattttgttgtttccaaGATGTCAGATTATATTCAGAAAtcatttattatcattatttatgACAGACAGACGCtgcaatgatttatttttatttttaaacaaaaaagaacaaatgctCAAACTAATCACGCACATCTTTAGGAAGTGGCTCTGAATCTTTTTCAAAAAGAGGGAATGAGTAACTAGGGTTTTATTCAACTATTATTTTACTTTGCCCGCTTCATACACAGCACAAACTCTATTCAAATTTTGGCATAACTGCAATGGTTATGACAAAAGATTTATCCTGTAAATCTAATGCTTATGTAGTTTTATGTTCAggatttgattttttctttcagtttctaCAAACTGATAGACTTTCATATGTTTTGTTATGAATCATGacactttcttcctttttgacTGACCTAATTCGGTGGAGATAGAGCCAATTGGTGCTTGAGTCTTACAGTGAGTGGAATGGAGATCACCTGAGTGCAGTGAGCTTGTTTCGGTGATTGTCTACCTGCCTGCAATCCACCTTCTCCTTGATGTCACCTTCCTGGATCCAGCCTTCCTTGACATCCCATGAATCCTCTCCTGGTTGTCTGCTACCTCCCATAATAACCATCTTCTTTTTGGAGGGGGCTATATTTCAAAGTACTTGACATATTGTACCTTTAGCATTattaacaagacattttctgaGGGGGCAGAAATCTGgttgctgccctctgctgcacTCTGTGATATAGAGGAGTTTAACATTTGAACAGATTGTTTTAGTTGCTAATATCTTGTTTGATAAATTTCTGTTATTCTAAAATGGCAGCGTactctttaaaattaaacttgGAAGTCATGAAAAagggttaaaagaaaaagatgtagTTGAATATTGGGATTATGAAGTCAGGGGTGCATagatctttaaaaacaatatcttgatcttctcttcatgttttttaacAAGTTAATTCATTTAGATGATTAGGCTTGATTTAGATTATGTTGTGTTTACAACTTTAAGACATCAACTTGAATTATGTCATTAGTTTGGTCATGAGAAACGCAAAACCACCACATGGTGGCGCTAAAGACAAGTCGATGATGTTACACAACTGAGATTTCTTTTCCCCTGCAGCTATATAACTCTCTATAATTATTCCCATGTTATTCatacatattatttattttaaagtaaatatgtttGATGTATCAACACATTTATTCTGAGAGgaagtgatttaatttatttagaataGCACATCCAGATTCCTGATTTGAAACTCatggcaaataaaaaagaagatattttgTATGGCAAGCAGAGCAAGGATTGTCAATCTTCTCCACAACATTAATTTTATCCCTCAAGGTATTGATGctcaagaaatgttttctaaactgtttttatgctttttaattaCTGGAACACATTAACACTACCTTATGTTTGACAGACAAGAGAGAAGGTTATGTagccctgcagctgctgcctgtATTCCTCCCTGCTCCACTTTACACATTTGGGAGAAGCGTGTCAGACCCATCAACCTGGAAATTCAGAAGGTTTCATTGATATCCAGCCTGTAAGTAAACTTTCATCTCTGATTCATGCTCAAATTgattgctgaattttttttttcttaatgtgcagctttaactttaaattcACCAATGGCCTGCTCTTTCTGTCTTCCCTctccatcaggttgtgacaaaCCTGGTGGCATTATGGCAGGCCGTTTtaacatgaataatttttacCACCCTTACATTCcagatatttcaaaatgttttatgactAAACATTTTAGTGATTTACAATATTTCCAATTATATTTTGACTAGACAAAATACCTATTTCAGATATCTCTAATTACATTCTGACCAGTCAAAATGACGTTAGATTTACCATCGACTTGTATGGAGAATTCAAGTCAAATTATCTACAATGAATTACTGACTATCTGAAATACACATTTCAGATATCTACAATTAGATTATGACTAGTCATAAAGTAAATTCTAGATATCTcgattttagttttgattagtCATGTTTCTTATTAAAGATATCTAGAATGACTCcataattcaagatatcttaaaatgttttcttggaTAGGAGATATGTAGTTTTGACTagtgaaaactaaattatagatatcttaaaagcaaatagtgactagaaaaaactaaaataaagataTATTGAATTATAATTCTGACTAGTCAAAATTTCTATTAAGATATCTCTAAATGAATTATAGATATCTTGAAATACACAGCTTTTCTATTTAATATAtcttaaattgacattttgacTATAGACAGAATGACATTACTGATATCTTGAATATGTATTCTGTATAGTAAAAACGTGCCTGGTTTACGTGGCAGtttgaaagtttaataaaacaatgaaaaattgaaaaaaacaaaaaaagatgtttgaaaTGCACTCCTTTCATGTTGAAAATGATTTGACAATAGGAATTTTAgcttttcaaagctgtttt contains:
- the LOC106699834 gene encoding mast cell protease 1A-like, whose product is MFIFCNLAALMLLLTFQSPVHAGKIIGGHEVNPHKRSYMVFLRLVNKADELKGCGGFLIREDFVMTAAHCQAKDHGSYDVFYGFDKHSENHKKVSVKKDFPHDHYNESDYTNDIMLLKLSHNVSSALHIKHIEPAKEKSSSLPNPCSVCGWELRSSTKLPSKLLEVNVRLVENRDCVKESAYCSEGKTGTSGGDSGGPLICSGMAYGVVSASKPINGSTLYKYTNVPDTTDWINNILKDN